ACTCGACCGCTCGAACGCTTCCTCGAACTTGATCGCAAAACCGGAACTGCGCGACAGCACGGCGGCCGTCGCTTGATGCTGAACTCCGGCGCAGAGACGCAGGACAGGCGAAGGCCGCGGGGTGGGTTTGCTGCATCAAGATGTAGAGGGAGAGCCGTTCCTGGTGGCGTCACGCTACCGGGACGATCTATTCGCCTGCCTGACCGCACGCGGGGACGAACTGTTCGACCTCACCGACGCGTTGCTGTGCGCGGACGGACCGGTGAGAACGCCGGTGGACCTGACGCTGGTGGCCGAGCACCGGCGGGGTCACGGCGCGATGTACGACGCGCTGAACAACGGGACCATCGACGTGCCCCGGCTGCGGCAGGTACTGGCTGGCCTGCCCATGCCGCAGGCCGCCGACGGGCGCCTTGTCCTCGCCGTCGACGTGAGCAACTGGCTCCGTCCCGACGCCCCGACCAGCGCGGATCGTCTGTTCTGCCACGTCTACGGCCGCAGCGGCCGGTCCTCGGACCAATTCATCCCCGGCTGGCCGTACTCCTTCGTCGCCGCCCTCGAATCGGGCCGGACGTCTTGGTGCCAGTTCCTGGACGCCGTCCGCCTCGGACCCGCCGACGACGTCGCCGAGGTCACCGCCGCCCAGCTCCGCCGGGTGGTCACGGACCTGATCGAGATGGGCCGCTGGCACGTCGGCGACCGCGACATCCTCATCGTCTTCGACGCGGGCTACGACGCCCCGCGCATGGCCCACCTCCTCGGCGGTCTCCCGGTCGAGGTCCTCGGGCGGATGCGCACGGACCGGGTCATGCGCCGCCCGGCGCCCTCCCGTGAGGAGTACTACCTGGCCCACCCCCGCGGCGGCCACCCGCCCAAGCACGGCGGGGAGTTCCGCTTCGCCAAGCCGGAGACCTGGGGCGAGCCCGACGCGACAACCGTGCAGGTCACCGACCGGTACGGCACTGCCCGCGCGATGGCCTGGGACCACATCCACCCCCGCCTGACCACCCGCTCCGCGTGGATCGACCACACCGGCGAACTC
This sequence is a window from Streptomyces ortus. Protein-coding genes within it:
- a CDS encoding NF041680 family putative transposase gives rise to the protein MLHQDVEGEPFLVASRYRDDLFACLTARGDELFDLTDALLCADGPVRTPVDLTLVAEHRRGHGAMYDALNNGTIDVPRLRQVLAGLPMPQAADGRLVLAVDVSNWLRPDAPTSADRLFCHVYGRSGRSSDQFIPGWPYSFVAALESGRTSWCQFLDAVRLGPADDVAEVTAAQLRRVVTDLIEMGRWHVGDRDILIVFDAGYDAPRMAHLLGGLPVEVLGRMRTDRVMRRPAPSREEYYLAHPRGGHPPKHGGEFRFAKPETWGEPDATTVQVTDRYGTARAMAWDHIHPRLTTRSAWIDHTGELPVIEGTLIHLQVDRLPGGQDPLPLWLWSSATAVSGEDVDVRWQTFLRRFDLEHTFRLMKQTLGWTRPKLRTPEAGERWTWIVIAAHTQLRLLRQAATDLRRPWEKPAEPGRLTPARVRRGFRNLRPHLLCPARAPKPSTPGPGRPAGSKNRRPTAHYDVGKTVKRSASITERNRLGP